In Rhizophagus irregularis chromosome 30, complete sequence, a genomic segment contains:
- a CDS encoding Tubulin beta-4B chain encodes MMREIVHLQTGQCGNQIGAKFWEVISDEHGIDYSGTYTGDSDLQLERISVYYNEATGGKYVPRAVLVDLEPGTMDSVRAGPFGQLFRPDNFVFGQSGAGNNWAKGHYTEGAELVDSVLDVVRKEAESCDCLQGFQITHSLGGGTGAGMGTLLISKIREEYPDRMMCTFSVVPSPKVSDTVVEPYNATLSVHQLVENSDETFCIDNEALYDICFRTLKLSTPTYGDLNHLVSAVMSGITTCLRFPGQLNADLRKLAVNMVPFPRLHFFMVGFAPLTSRGSQGYRSLSVPELTQQMFDAKNMMAASDPRHGRYLTVAAMFRGRCSMKEVDDQMLSVQTKNSSYFVEWIPNNVKTAVCDIPPKGLKMSVTFIGNSTSIQELFKRISDQFTAMFRRKAFLHWYTGEGMDEMEFTEAESNMNDLVSEYQQYQEATIEEEDGEYEEDLDQDADV; translated from the exons ATGATGAGAGAAATCGTCCACTTACAAACCGGCCAGTGCGGCAACCAAATAGGTGCTAAATTTTGGGAAGTTATATCAGATGAGCATGGTATTGACTATTCTGGAACCTATACTGGCGACTCTGACCTTCAGTTAGAAAGAATCTCCGTATACTATAATGAGGCTACTGGTGGTAAATATGTACCACGTGCTGTTCTCGTTGACCTTGAGCCTGGTACCATGGATTCTGTTCGTGCTGGTCCTTTTGGACAACTTTTTCGCCCagataattttgtttttggcCAAAGTGGCGCCGGTAACAATTGGGCAAAAGGCCATTACACCGAAGGCGCTGAACTTGTAGATTCTGTATTAGACGTTGTCCGTAAAGAAGCAGAATCTTGTGACTGTTTACAAGGTTTCCAAATTACTCATTCTCTTGGTGGAGGTACTGGCGCTGGTATGGGCACCTTGCTCATCTCAAAAATTCGCGAAGAATATCCAGACCGTATGATGTGCACATTCTCAGTAGTTCCTTCACCAAAG GTATCTGATACTGTCGTTGAACCATACAATGCTACATTGTCAGTACATCAATTGGTCGAAAATTCTGATGAAACCTTTTGTATCGACAACGAGGCCTTGTATGACATTTGCTTCCGTACATTGAAATTGAGCACCCCAACTTATGGTGATCTCAATCATTTAGTATCTGCTGTTATGAGCGGCATTACTACATGTTTACGATTCCCTGGTCAATTGAATGCTGATTTGAGAAAACTAGCCGTAAATATGG ttCCTTTCCCACGTCTCCATTTCTTCATGGTCGGATTTGCTCCATTGACTTCCCGTGGGTCTCAAGGCTATCGTTCCTTAAGTGTTCCAGAATTAACCCAGCAAATGTTTGATGCCAAGAACATGATGGCTGCTTCAGATCCTCGTCATGGCCGTTATTTGACTGTTGCTGCTATGTTTAGAGGTCGGTGTTCAATGAAGGAAGTAGATGATCAAATGTTATCTGTCCAAACAAAGAACAGTTCGTATTttgttgaatggatacctaATAATGTTAAGA CTGCCGTTTGTGACATTCCACCAAAGGGTCTTAAGATGTCAGTTACTTTCATCGGCAATTCAACATCGATTCAAGAACTCTTCAAACGCATCAGTGATCAGTTCACTGCTATGTTTAGGCGTAAGGCTTTCTTGCATTGGTACACAGGAGAGGGTATGGACGAAATGGAATTTACTGAAGCCGAATCTAATATGAATGATCTGGTATCTGA ATACCAACAATATCAAGAAGCTACAATTGAAGAAGAGGATGGGGAATATGAAGAAGATTTAGATCAAGACGCTGATGTCTAA